The Mesorhizobium sp. AR10 genome includes the window CCAGTGTCAAAGCGAATTGATCAAGCTCCGGGGAGCCTGAGCTTTCGGCAAGCTGCAAGTCGCTGATGCTGCCGTCGGCCATGACGACGAAAACGACCCTGGCATTGTTGCGAGCCTTTGCTTGTACCGATTTCGAAACACGGCGGTTGGCGCGGGCAAGCTTCTTCTGAACGTCACCGCTGTAGCGGGATTCTATCGCATTGCCCGCCGCGCCCTGCTTCTTGCCGGTGCTGGAAGTCACGGCGTCGCGTTCCTCGCCATCCGCCGCGCCGCGCACATCGTTCGTTTCGCCCGCTCCGCCAAGACCGGCTGTCGTGCTTGGCCTTGCGGTCGGGATTGGCGGCTGTCCGATGTCGGCAGGAGATGCCTCGGCGCTTTCGGTCGGAGCAACCGGATCTGCCGGCGTTTCAACCTTCGGAGCCACGCTCTGTTCGTCACGGCGTGGGGTGTCGGCCAGCAGTATGTCTGGCGCGGCGGTGGGTTGCTGGATATCTTGCGGCAGGGGCGCAGGGGGTTGCGCGGCCATTTCCCTGGCGGGCTGGTCGGCAGGCGGCTCAGGCTTGACCTCAGGCTTGGCCGGCTGCGGGTCGGGCACCAAGGCAACGTCGATCGCGCCCGGGGCCTGGCCATCCAAGGCGCTGCCGACCACGTCGGCGCCTGATTGATCGGC containing:
- a CDS encoding energy transducer TonB encodes the protein MQEISPHPDASSELAIAPTERPAPARPSVMSRKWMAAIIASGLLHAAVAAAFLIAPAGTFESRDAIQMEGADQSGADVVGSALDGQAPGAIDVALVPDPQPAKPEVKPEPPADQPAREMAAQPPAPLPQDIQQPTAAPDILLADTPRRDEQSVAPKVETPADPVAPTESAEASPADIGQPPIPTARPSTTAGLGGAGETNDVRGAADGEERDAVTSSTGKKQGAAGNAIESRYSGDVQKKLARANRRVSKSVQAKARNNARVVFVVMADGSISDLQLAESSGSPELDQFALTLVRQQAPFPPIPPETGRSSWLFKARIGPF